In a single window of the Anaerotruncus rubiinfantis genome:
- a CDS encoding glutamine synthetase III family protein, whose product MDLTTLFGSKVFGDAAMRKYLSREVYESLKRTQEGGLPLDPAIAEAVAEGMKDWAISLGATHYAHWFQPLTNITAGKHDSFIEPAGNGDIVLEFSPKALVKGEPDASSFPSGGLRATFEARGYTTWDPTSPAFVKDGTLYIPTAFCAYNGEALDQKTPLLRSMQAVNDQALRLLRLLGNTTSKCVVPTVGAEQEYFLIDRGLYEKRLDLKICGRTLIGAKPPKGQELDDHYCGRIRLRVADYMKAVDEELWALGIPSKTKHNEVAPAQHELASVFGSANITCDHNQLTMETLRVVAKQKGLACLLHEKPFAGINGSGKHNNYSLSTDDGLNLLSPSKDPAKNRRFLLVLAAFLEAVDDYADLLRASAACAGNDHRLGGCEAPPAIISVFLGENLTQELVSAAEGHSAHENERQMLHTGVAALPDFVKDDSDRNRTSPFAFTGNKFEFRMLGSSQSIALTNVVLNTALADVFQKFCDRLEKAPDRDKEIGAIIADVMNRHGRIIFNGNNYSEAWVQEAKRRGLPVLDSSVEAFDCLTAPKNIALFKRHCVFTEPECLSRVEILLENYSKVLAIESATMIEMVRRQVYPAVVRYTGELAETLNRMRTAGALSESTVRVLGTLTALIDQIDSELDALRDAFARSQSIEDLHEHAVFMRDTVCGCMDSLRAACDAAEHILDFESWPIPTYTDLLLRV is encoded by the coding sequence ATGGATCTGACGACACTGTTCGGTTCAAAAGTATTCGGCGACGCCGCCATGCGCAAATATCTGTCCCGTGAAGTTTATGAGAGCCTTAAGCGCACGCAGGAGGGCGGGCTGCCGCTTGACCCGGCCATTGCGGAAGCGGTGGCCGAAGGGATGAAAGACTGGGCCATTTCGCTCGGCGCGACCCATTACGCCCACTGGTTCCAGCCGCTCACCAACATCACCGCCGGCAAGCACGATTCTTTCATCGAACCGGCTGGCAACGGCGACATCGTGCTGGAATTCTCCCCAAAGGCGCTGGTCAAAGGGGAGCCGGACGCCTCCTCGTTCCCTTCCGGCGGGCTCCGCGCCACCTTTGAGGCGCGCGGCTACACCACCTGGGACCCCACTTCCCCCGCTTTTGTCAAGGACGGAACCCTCTACATACCAACCGCCTTCTGCGCCTACAACGGCGAAGCGCTCGATCAAAAGACCCCGCTTCTGCGCTCGATGCAGGCGGTGAACGATCAGGCGCTGCGGCTGCTGCGGCTGTTGGGCAATACGACCTCCAAGTGCGTGGTGCCGACGGTCGGCGCGGAACAGGAATACTTCCTCATCGACCGCGGCCTTTACGAAAAACGGCTTGACCTCAAAATTTGCGGGCGCACACTGATCGGCGCGAAGCCGCCGAAGGGCCAGGAGCTTGACGACCACTACTGTGGGCGCATCCGGCTGCGGGTGGCGGACTATATGAAAGCGGTCGACGAGGAACTCTGGGCGCTCGGCATCCCGAGCAAGACCAAGCATAACGAAGTCGCACCCGCCCAGCATGAGCTGGCCTCGGTTTTTGGATCGGCAAACATCACCTGCGACCACAACCAGCTCACAATGGAAACGCTGCGGGTGGTCGCAAAACAGAAGGGTCTGGCCTGCCTGCTGCATGAAAAACCGTTCGCGGGCATCAACGGCTCCGGAAAGCACAACAACTATTCCCTTTCGACCGACGACGGCCTGAATCTGCTTTCCCCCTCGAAGGATCCCGCCAAAAACCGCCGGTTCCTGCTGGTGCTCGCCGCCTTCCTCGAAGCGGTCGACGATTATGCGGATCTTCTGCGCGCATCCGCCGCCTGCGCCGGGAACGACCACCGTCTGGGCGGCTGCGAGGCGCCTCCCGCCATCATTTCGGTCTTCCTTGGCGAGAACCTTACCCAAGAGCTTGTCAGCGCTGCTGAGGGCCACAGCGCCCACGAGAACGAACGTCAGATGCTGCATACCGGCGTAGCCGCTTTGCCCGACTTCGTCAAGGATGACAGCGACCGCAACCGCACCTCTCCCTTTGCCTTTACCGGCAATAAATTTGAATTCCGCATGCTCGGTTCCTCCCAATCGATCGCGCTGACCAACGTGGTGCTCAACACCGCTCTGGCCGACGTCTTTCAGAAGTTCTGCGACCGGCTCGAAAAGGCTCCCGACCGCGACAAAGAAATCGGCGCGATCATTGCCGATGTGATGAACCGCCACGGCAGGATTATTTTCAACGGTAACAACTATTCCGAAGCTTGGGTGCAGGAAGCCAAACGCCGCGGCCTGCCGGTCCTGGATTCCTCGGTTGAGGCGTTCGACTGCCTCACCGCGCCGAAAAATATCGCCCTTTTCAAACGTCACTGCGTTTTTACCGAGCCCGAGTGCCTTTCCCGTGTGGAGATCCTACTCGAAAACTACAGCAAAGTCCTCGCCATCGAGTCAGCCACCATGATCGAAATGGTGCGCCGCCAGGTCTATCCGGCGGTTGTGCGCTATACCGGCGAGCTGGCCGAAACGCTCAACCGGATGCGTACCGCCGGTGCGCTCAGCGAATCGACGGTGCGGGTGCTGGGAACGCTCACCGCGCTGATCGACCAGATCGACAGTGAGCTGGACGCTCTGCGCGACGCGTTCGCGCGCAGCCAATCGATCGAGGACCTGCACGAGCACGCGGTATTCATGCGCGACACCGTCTGCGGCTGTATGGACAGCCTGCGCGCCGCCTGTGATGCGGCCGAGCACATCCTTGACTTTGAAAGCTGGCCGATCCCCACCTACACCGACCTGCTCTTGCGGGTATAA
- the nrdG gene encoding anaerobic ribonucleoside-triphosphate reductase activating protein, whose product MSTPLRISGCISDSIVDGPGMRYVVFVQGCPHHCPGCHNPQTHDFDGGYLADMDEIVRQVKADPLMSGVTFSGGEPFCQAAALCELGERIKALGKNLTIYSGYTFEQLLQKSEQEPDILRLLQLCDLLVDGPYLEAERDLSLQFRGSRNQRLINLKEALTHR is encoded by the coding sequence ATGAGCACCCCGCTGCGAATTTCCGGTTGCATCTCCGATTCGATTGTGGATGGGCCGGGAATGCGCTATGTCGTGTTCGTACAGGGGTGCCCGCATCATTGTCCAGGCTGTCACAATCCCCAGACGCATGATTTTGACGGCGGCTATCTGGCTGACATGGATGAGATCGTGCGGCAGGTGAAAGCTGACCCGCTGATGAGCGGCGTGACCTTTTCCGGCGGAGAGCCGTTTTGCCAGGCCGCGGCGCTCTGTGAACTCGGTGAGCGGATCAAAGCGCTTGGAAAAAACCTGACAATTTACTCTGGGTATACTTTTGAACAATTATTGCAAAAATCGGAGCAGGAGCCGGATATTTTGCGGCTTTTGCAGCTCTGCGATCTGCTTGTGGACGGCCCCTATCTGGAAGCCGAACGCGACCTTTCGCTGCAGTTCCGAGGCAGCAGGAATCAACGCCTGATCAATTTAAAAGAAGCGCTCACCCATCGGTGA